One part of the Bacteroidia bacterium genome encodes these proteins:
- a CDS encoding VOC family protein, which translates to MNLNQVTVPTQDVERSIDFYQKLGLELIVKSPHYARFLCQDGDSTFSIHLQEKLPSGEGVSVYFESENLDDEVERLITAGIEFEHKAKDQSWLWREARLKDPDGNRIILYYAGVNRKDPPWRIEE; encoded by the coding sequence ATGAATCTCAACCAGGTCACGGTTCCTACGCAAGACGTAGAAAGGTCCATCGACTTCTACCAGAAGTTGGGTTTAGAGCTAATTGTAAAATCTCCTCATTATGCACGCTTTCTATGTCAGGATGGAGATTCGACTTTCTCTATTCATTTGCAGGAAAAACTCCCTTCAGGAGAAGGCGTTTCTGTCTACTTCGAAAGTGAAAATCTGGATGATGAGGTGGAACGTCTGATTACAGCAGGCATCGAATTTGAACACAAAGCCAAGGATCAAAGTTGGTTGTGGAGGGAAGCCCGACTGAAAGACCCGGATGGGAATCGGATTATCCTCTATTATGCTGGGGTGAATCGGAAAGATCCGCCCTGGAGGATTGAGGAATAA
- the dinB gene encoding DNA polymerase IV, with protein sequence MHRKIIHIDMDAFYASVEQRDDPELRGKPVAVGWGSKRGVVAAASYEARKYGVRSALPSMTAKRLCPELIFVRPRFDVYKKVSNQIREIFFEYTDLVEPLSLDEAYLDVTHNKKGLDSATKIAREIRARILETTDLTASAGISINKFLAKVASDINKPNGITLIPPDRAETFLEKLPIEKFFGIGKKTAEKMKKMGLRTGADLKGWSELELALKFGKMGRHYYKIVRARDERQVKPDRLRKSVGIENTFSDDLETAEEMLVELQKLTEKLCGRLHRITTKTRTITLKIKYHDFELKTRSKSQNSFLDQEEDIFPIVEHLLFHPELPVKAVRLLGVYASNLDNLLDDTPRQLTLEF encoded by the coding sequence ATGCACCGTAAGATCATTCATATAGATATGGATGCATTTTATGCATCAGTGGAGCAAAGGGACGATCCTGAGCTCAGGGGAAAGCCTGTCGCGGTAGGCTGGGGGAGTAAACGCGGAGTTGTAGCTGCAGCGAGTTATGAAGCCAGGAAATATGGCGTCCGCTCAGCTTTGCCTTCTATGACTGCAAAACGGCTTTGTCCGGAACTCATCTTTGTCCGACCTCGTTTCGATGTATATAAAAAAGTCTCAAATCAGATTCGCGAAATATTTTTTGAATATACAGACCTGGTTGAACCTCTTTCCCTGGATGAAGCCTACCTGGATGTAACCCATAATAAAAAAGGCCTGGATTCTGCAACAAAAATCGCCCGGGAAATTCGTGCACGTATTCTCGAAACCACAGATCTGACAGCCTCTGCCGGGATCAGTATCAATAAATTTCTGGCTAAAGTAGCCTCGGATATCAATAAACCGAATGGAATAACCCTCATCCCCCCGGATCGTGCCGAAACATTTCTTGAAAAACTTCCCATTGAAAAGTTCTTTGGAATTGGGAAAAAGACGGCAGAGAAGATGAAGAAAATGGGCCTTCGAACAGGAGCAGATCTAAAAGGCTGGTCAGAACTGGAGTTGGCCCTTAAATTTGGGAAAATGGGCAGGCACTATTATAAAATCGTAAGGGCCCGGGATGAAAGACAGGTCAAGCCGGATCGTTTGAGGAAATCTGTAGGGATAGAAAATACTTTTTCAGATGACCTTGAAACGGCGGAAGAAATGCTAGTTGAATTACAGAAGCTGACCGAAAAGCTCTGTGGTCGACTGCATCGGATTACGACCAAAACCAGGACCATCACCCTCAAGATCAAGTACCACGACTTTGAATTAAAGACCCGCAGCAAATCTCAAAACTCCTTTCTTGATCAGGAAGAAGACATATTTCCTATCGTTGAACATCTCCTTTTTCATCCGGAACTTCCTGTAAAAGCTGTCCGTCTTTTAGGCGTTTATGCCTCAAACCTTGACAATTTGCTAGATGACACCCCCCGTCAACTGACACTTGAGTTCTAA
- the galK gene encoding galactokinase, with amino-acid sequence MPNQEILSRIQAYFSSKENSKEINFYRAPGRINLIGEHLDYNDGFVMPAAIDKSMYFGVSASEKENSYIYSLDYDTGVELKAGNDLPSWAKYFEALLDQLSKRGKEISAVHCAFSSDLPIGAGLSSSAALCCGFLTALNEMQELGLSKKDIVLTGQAAEHAVGIKCGIMDQYAVTFGKKDQVIMLDCNEISHSYFPAELGDYQLILINSNVEHALVDGAYNRRREASERAFAIVQAGEPHIKTYRDLDKETLAKYKRDFSPEQRMRSRYVVDEISRVKDAGKALNDGNIKKLGQLLFETHQGLSIEYEVSCPELDLLVSLAKKHHEVIGARMMGGGFGGCTLNLIKKDKALEIAGEIAAAYKKKTGLKPEIIEVNIENGVEKVEEVL; translated from the coding sequence ATGCCTAATCAAGAAATCCTGAGCAGAATTCAGGCCTACTTTTCTTCCAAAGAAAATAGTAAAGAGATAAATTTTTACCGCGCTCCCGGTCGCATAAATTTGATCGGTGAACATCTGGATTATAATGATGGATTCGTGATGCCGGCAGCTATAGATAAGAGCATGTATTTTGGGGTATCAGCTTCTGAAAAGGAAAATAGTTATATCTATTCCCTGGATTATGATACAGGGGTTGAACTAAAGGCAGGAAACGACCTTCCCAGCTGGGCCAAATATTTTGAAGCCCTTTTGGATCAATTAAGCAAAAGGGGTAAAGAGATCTCTGCCGTTCATTGTGCTTTTTCCTCCGACCTTCCTATCGGTGCAGGCCTATCTTCATCGGCTGCTCTTTGTTGTGGATTTTTGACTGCTCTAAATGAAATGCAGGAGCTCGGTCTTAGCAAAAAAGATATCGTGCTTACCGGACAAGCAGCCGAACATGCCGTCGGTATAAAGTGCGGAATCATGGATCAATATGCCGTTACTTTTGGCAAAAAAGATCAGGTAATCATGTTAGACTGCAATGAAATTTCACACAGCTATTTTCCGGCAGAGCTGGGAGATTATCAATTGATCCTGATAAACTCCAATGTAGAACATGCCCTGGTTGATGGTGCCTATAATCGGAGACGAGAAGCTTCTGAAAGGGCCTTTGCCATTGTACAAGCAGGAGAACCACATATCAAGACTTATCGTGATCTTGACAAAGAAACCCTGGCTAAGTACAAGCGTGATTTCTCTCCAGAACAAAGGATGCGCTCCCGCTATGTGGTAGACGAAATTTCCCGGGTAAAAGATGCTGGCAAAGCCCTCAATGATGGCAATATCAAAAAGCTCGGTCAACTCCTGTTTGAAACCCATCAGGGATTATCTATCGAGTATGAAGTCAGCTGTCCAGAGCTGGATCTCCTGGTTTCTTTGGCAAAGAAACATCATGAAGTTATTGGCGCCCGCATGATGGGCGGAGGTTTTGGAGGCTGCACCCTGAATCTTATCAAAAAGGATAAGGCCTTGGAGATTGCAGGAGAAATTGCTGCGGCATATAAAAAGAAAACCGGCCTGAAGCCGGAGATTATTGAAGTCAATATTGAGAATGGGGTGGAGAAGGTTGAAGAGGTGTTATAG
- a CDS encoding ion channel, translated as MSEQEEKKLSMSASEEPSQAGQEREYQDLGLGSKLGNKHTRLIGKDGLINVRKTGGGLDAINVFQELLTMSWGRFLFLITSAYIITNMLFAFAYMAIGIENLSVPDHVFGSFFDRFAYAFYFSAQTFTTVGYGTISPLSNIAHLLATFEAMIGLMGFAVVTGVLYGRFSRPTAKISYSEKAVIAPYQDINGFMFKMVNKRKNQLMELEVQVVMMGHVETDGESKQVFFPLELERDKVTLFPLTWTVVHPITKESPLYKKTPKDLENMNAEFMVIVKGFDDTFSQSVHSRVSYDHDELLWGKKFIKNFHEDESGTFVVEIDKISDCQDAPLNTY; from the coding sequence ATGAGTGAGCAAGAGGAGAAAAAACTTTCCATGTCGGCTTCAGAAGAGCCCAGTCAGGCAGGTCAGGAGCGTGAATACCAGGACCTGGGACTGGGTAGCAAACTGGGGAATAAACATACCCGTCTGATTGGTAAGGACGGCCTGATTAATGTAAGGAAGACCGGAGGCGGCCTGGATGCAATCAATGTGTTTCAGGAATTACTGACTATGAGTTGGGGAAGATTTCTTTTTCTCATCACCAGTGCCTACATCATCACCAATATGCTCTTCGCCTTTGCCTATATGGCTATAGGAATTGAGAACCTGAGTGTACCGGATCATGTATTTGGATCTTTCTTCGATCGCTTTGCTTATGCCTTCTATTTTTCCGCCCAAACCTTTACTACAGTAGGCTACGGAACCATAAGTCCGCTCAGCAATATTGCCCATTTGTTGGCAACCTTTGAAGCCATGATTGGCCTCATGGGCTTTGCAGTAGTAACAGGTGTCCTCTATGGGAGATTTTCCAGGCCTACCGCCAAGATTTCCTACTCAGAAAAAGCAGTTATTGCGCCCTATCAGGATATCAATGGCTTTATGTTTAAAATGGTGAACAAACGAAAAAACCAATTGATGGAGCTGGAAGTTCAGGTGGTGATGATGGGGCATGTAGAAACAGATGGGGAGTCCAAGCAGGTTTTCTTTCCCCTGGAATTGGAAAGAGATAAAGTTACCCTCTTTCCCTTAACCTGGACCGTTGTTCATCCCATTACCAAAGAAAGCCCCTTGTATAAAAAGACTCCTAAGGATCTGGAGAATATGAATGCTGAGTTTATGGTTATTGTGAAAGGATTTGATGATACTTTTTCCCAAAGCGTACATTCCCGGGTTTCTTATGACCATGATGAACTTCTGTGGGGGAAGAAGTTTATTAAAAACTTTCACGAAGATGAATCCGGTACTTTTGTCGTTGAGATTGATAAGATCAGCGACTGTCAGGACGCCCCTTTGAATACCTATTAA